The genomic region TCTGGCTGGAGCGTCTGGTCGCCTGAATTTTGGGACATGCAGATGTTCCTTGTGTGCAGCATGCACAAAGGGGGAGATTTATGGAAAATCTCCCCCTTTATCCTTCTGTAATTGCGGGATGCTACACCAACTTGGTGCTGCTCCAGCCGTGTTCCTTGGCTGCGGCTTCGGTCTTGGGCCCGCCCAGAACGCAGGTGGATCCGTTGCGCGCAACCTCGGCCAGCACTTCGGCAAATTCGCGGAAGTGCTTTCTGGTGGTGGAAAGGATTTCTTCGCGCATGAGTGCGCGGGCGGCATCGGTGTCGTCCGTGAGCCAGCGCGAGAGGGACTGCGCGCCCTTGGCATCGGGCAGCAGGTAGCTGTCCAGATCGCCCACCGCGCCCACAATGGCCTGGGTGAGCTGGGCATTGTCCGGGCTGAAGGTGCGCAGGTATTCGGCCATGCCGTCAAAGGCCGTCAGGGTGTCGTCCACGTTGGGGTCGCGGTATGAGGCGCACACAAGGGTGCCGCCCAGGCGGTCAAGATTGCAGAACGCGCCGTACGCGCCGCCGCGCACGCGCACGCGCTCCCACAGGTAGCCCATGCGCAGGCTGCGCAGGATAACGCTGGCGGAGCCGTGGTACACATAGCCCTGATTGTAGATGTTGGCGGCCTTGCCCACATAGTTGATCTGGGCCGGGGCAATGAAGGCTTCACCCTTGGGCAGTTCCAGAGGGGCGCTGCCAAAGTCCGATGTCGCCCCTGCCCGCGCGGGCGAAAGCGAGCGCAGCAACTGGCGGGCTTCCGTTTCGACCAGTGCGAGGCCCTGCGCCTCTGCGGTGCAGTCCACGATTGCGCCGGGGCGGGCAATGATACGCGCGCGCAGTTCTTCCAAATCATTCAAGACAGACTGCGGGTCTGTGTCCATGCGCTCCAGCAGGCCGCGCACGCTCTCAAGATAGCTCAGGCCCGACGTGCGTTCGGCAATGGCGCTTGCGCCGTTGAAGCGCGACCGCAGGCGGGCGCTGACCGCCGCATGACCGGCGGACTGTAATCCGTGCTCCAGCCGGGCCTTGCCTTCCAGCAGCATCTGGCCCAGGCGTTCGCGCAGCACATCGGCGTCCGTCAGGGGTTCCAGCAGAATTTCGCGGGTCAGGGCAAAGAGGTCTGGCAGCTTGTCGTACACTGCCTTGCCCGACACGCCAAGGTAGCCAAAGGTCTTGCGGCTGCCGCGCACAAGGCCCACCAGTGTTTCAGCGCCGAGGCCGCCCGTTTTGGCTGCCATGAGTGCGCCAAGCTCCGTAAAGTCGCGTTTGGCGGTGCCTGTTTCGGTGAGGGAACGGGCAAAGAGCGGCAGCAGGGGCACGAGCCTGTCCGGCACATTGGCAAGGGGCAGCAGCAGGGTCGCGTAGGCAATACCCTGTGTGGGCAGTTCGTGCGTCAGATATGTCTCGGGCAGTTCTGCCACGGCGCGGGGCAGCAAGGCGTTTTCACGCGGCAGGTCTTCAATGCCCAGGGCAGGAATGGTCGCCAGGGCTTCCGGGCTGTCGGGCGCGCTTTGGGCTTCCATGAGGCGGGCGGTTTCTTCCACCATCCTGGCGCGGGCCTCGGCATCGGCGGCGGCCTGCACGGCGTCCACACGGGCCTTTTCCGCATCTTCGCGGGTCTTGCCCAGCTTGGTATCCGGCAGCAGCACCACGGTGGCGCGGTGCTCGTTATTCAGGAACCAATCCTTGATGGCCTGTTCAAATACGGGTTCACCAGCCTCAATGCGGGCCTTGAGTGCGTTAAGCGGGGCTTCCCAGGCCAGCGGAGCCAGCGGGTCGCCATCATACAGCCATGTGGTCAGCGACT from Desulfovibrio sp. UIB00 harbors:
- a CDS encoding insulinase family protein, with translation MNKHGFTLLTEQHLHEVDGTARLWRHEATGAQLLSINNSDENKCFGVNFRTPPADSTGVAHILEHSVLCGSDKYPVKEPFVELMKGSLQTFLNAFTFPDKTCYPIASCNLRDFYNLIDVYIDAVFHPRIDEDIFRQEGWHVEAETPDGPWSYKGVVYNEMKGVYSSPDSVLAEQSQQALFPDTLYSLDSGGNPENIPDLTYEAFYDFHSRYYHPSNARFFFWGDDPEDERLRLTAAALEGYTARPVNSDVPLQPRLETPRQIEVAYAASKGEKRALFTVNWLLGERGDVHQALLMEMLEHILEGLPGSPLRKALIASGLGEDTTGCGLETDLRQMYYSTGLKGVAPRDVQQAELLIFDTLAQLAEEGIPRSAVEAAVNSVEFAYRENNSGRFPRGLSAMVQSLTTWLYDGDPLAPLAWEAPLNALKARIEAGEPVFEQAIKDWFLNNEHRATVVLLPDTKLGKTREDAEKARVDAVQAAADAEARARMVEETARLMEAQSAPDSPEALATIPALGIEDLPRENALLPRAVAELPETYLTHELPTQGIAYATLLLPLANVPDRLVPLLPLFARSLTETGTAKRDFTELGALMAAKTGGLGAETLVGLVRGSRKTFGYLGVSGKAVYDKLPDLFALTREILLEPLTDADVLRERLGQMLLEGKARLEHGLQSAGHAAVSARLRSRFNGASAIAERTSGLSYLESVRGLLERMDTDPQSVLNDLEELRARIIARPGAIVDCTAEAQGLALVETEARQLLRSLSPARAGATSDFGSAPLELPKGEAFIAPAQINYVGKAANIYNQGYVYHGSASVILRSLRMGYLWERVRVRGGAYGAFCNLDRLGGTLVCASYRDPNVDDTLTAFDGMAEYLRTFSPDNAQLTQAIVGAVGDLDSYLLPDAKGAQSLSRWLTDDTDAARALMREEILSTTRKHFREFAEVLAEVARNGSTCVLGGPKTEAAAKEHGWSSTKLV